One Streptomyces sp. R28 DNA window includes the following coding sequences:
- a CDS encoding M16 family metallopeptidase gives MTPVTPLRELPALEPGRAFPLPPLVDTVLPGGLRVVAARAPSVPMVELRMRVPLPEAAEGPAVAQVLADTLFADAEGADDLLGRAGATLGAGVDGGRLSVSASMTAAAFPEVLDLVARALAGAAHPDPACEHAVRRLTAQLGPLRAQPRVLAQDALRRHCYGPDVPSLLPDEQALAAVTAERVRRLHDQGMHSRGAFLVLVGDLDPSAAADHAAIALSAWPGRRWQGGPGTAAPPPPQQSPSPLPQQSPSPLPQPSPPPPPRRMRPAGVAVVDRPGAVQSQIMLVAPGLPRADPGFAALSLANCVLGGFFSSRLTVAVREERGLAYRIDAVLDELLDEELVFLDADTRTGATEAAVRQMRAELLRLAEQPPSGAETDAAREFFTGMTALGAASQAGLAGALVNLLQYGLSPDWLRTFPQRLAEVTLGEVARAAQEFYAPSRFSGVIVGDRSGLASQDFDLFARRQ, from the coding sequence ATGACTCCCGTGACGCCCCTGCGTGAACTGCCCGCCCTCGAGCCGGGCCGGGCCTTCCCCCTGCCGCCGTTGGTGGACACCGTGCTGCCGGGCGGGCTCCGCGTGGTCGCCGCGCGTGCTCCCTCCGTGCCGATGGTGGAGCTGCGGATGCGCGTCCCGTTGCCGGAGGCCGCCGAGGGGCCCGCCGTCGCCCAGGTCCTCGCCGACACGCTGTTCGCGGACGCGGAAGGCGCCGATGACCTGCTGGGACGGGCGGGCGCCACCCTGGGGGCCGGGGTGGACGGCGGCCGGCTGTCGGTGTCGGCCTCGATGACGGCCGCCGCCTTCCCCGAGGTACTGGACCTGGTGGCGAGGGCGCTGGCCGGGGCGGCCCATCCCGACCCGGCGTGCGAGCACGCCGTGCGTCGCCTGACGGCACAGCTCGGCCCGCTGCGCGCCCAGCCGCGCGTCCTGGCCCAGGACGCGCTGCGCCGCCACTGCTACGGCCCGGACGTCCCGTCCCTGCTCCCCGACGAGCAGGCCCTGGCCGCCGTCACCGCCGAGCGCGTACGACGGCTGCACGACCAGGGCATGCACTCCCGGGGCGCCTTCCTGGTCCTCGTGGGCGACCTCGACCCCTCGGCGGCGGCCGATCACGCCGCCATCGCCCTGTCCGCTTGGCCGGGACGACGATGGCAGGGTGGGCCCGGCACGGCAGCCCCACCGCCACCCCAGCAGTCACCCTCACCGCTGCCCCAGCAGTCACCCTCACCGCTGCCCCAGCCGTCACCTCCGCCGCCACCACGCCGGATGCGACCCGCCGGTGTCGCCGTCGTCGACCGGCCCGGGGCCGTGCAGTCGCAGATCATGCTGGTCGCGCCCGGGCTGCCCCGGGCCGATCCGGGCTTCGCGGCGCTCAGCCTCGCCAACTGCGTGCTGGGCGGGTTCTTCTCCTCCCGCCTGACGGTCGCCGTCCGCGAGGAGCGCGGGCTCGCCTACCGCATCGACGCGGTGCTGGACGAACTGCTGGACGAGGAACTCGTCTTCCTGGACGCCGACACCCGCACCGGCGCCACCGAGGCGGCCGTACGCCAGATGCGCGCCGAGCTGCTTCGGCTGGCCGAGCAGCCGCCGTCGGGCGCCGAGACGGACGCGGCCCGGGAGTTCTTCACCGGCATGACGGCCCTGGGCGCCGCCTCCCAGGCGGGGCTCGCCGGCGCCCTCGTGAACCTGCTCCAGTACGGCCTCTCCCCGGACTGGCTGCGCACGTTTCCGCAGCGGCTGGCCGAGGTAACCCTCGGGGAAGTGGCGCGGGCGGCGCAGGAGTTCTATGCTCCCTCCCGCTTTTCCGGTGTCATTGTCGGCGACCGCTCCGGCCTGGCTTCCCAAGATTTCGACCTCTTCGCCCGGCGCCAATAA
- a CDS encoding LxmA leader domain family RiPP — translation MNTADQLMAGYAVYTTSDEIGAGAAADAPAISPVSIFSAASSVECAIFSAGVVTSASAGGTVAGNC, via the coding sequence ATGAACACCGCTGACCAGCTCATGGCCGGCTACGCCGTCTACACGACCTCCGACGAGATCGGCGCCGGCGCCGCTGCCGATGCTCCGGCCATCAGCCCGGTGAGCATCTTCAGCGCCGCCTCGTCGGTCGAGTGCGCCATCTTCTCCGCCGGTGTCGTCACCAGCGCGAGCGCGGGTGGCACGGTCGCCGGCAACTGCTGA
- a CDS encoding winged helix-turn-helix transcriptional regulator has translation MSPRRVTDDACGIAQAAAVVGDWWSLLVLREIARGHVRFDRLAHELAVSRKVLAERLRTLTDHQVLERRRYQDRPPRYEYVLTEQGRGLVPVLVSLQDWADRWLLGDGTLTGQAPDEGAEARRVAALVGEPVPAGLRLPGTDGHEHDPVAADARATVLFAYPATGVPGVPADLSGPQVPGSAGCTLENRQFRAAWPRFRAAGIAVHGVSTQSASEQAAFQQAEDLPSPLLSDDRLQLTAALRLPTFRAGQNLRIKRLILVAGPDRVVRHALFPVGDIPAAVSAALDLALDRP, from the coding sequence ATGAGTCCACGGCGGGTGACCGACGACGCCTGCGGAATCGCGCAGGCCGCGGCGGTGGTGGGCGACTGGTGGAGCCTGCTGGTGCTGCGCGAGATCGCACGCGGACATGTGCGCTTCGACCGGCTCGCGCACGAACTGGCCGTCTCCCGCAAGGTCCTCGCCGAACGGCTGCGCACCCTGACCGACCACCAGGTACTGGAGCGGCGCCGCTACCAGGATCGTCCGCCGCGCTACGAGTACGTGCTCACCGAGCAGGGCCGCGGGCTGGTCCCCGTGCTGGTCTCGCTCCAGGACTGGGCCGACCGATGGCTGCTGGGCGACGGCACACTCACCGGGCAGGCCCCCGACGAGGGAGCCGAGGCACGCCGGGTCGCGGCCCTGGTGGGCGAACCCGTACCGGCCGGGCTGCGGCTGCCGGGAACCGACGGCCACGAGCACGACCCCGTGGCCGCCGACGCCCGGGCGACCGTCCTCTTCGCCTACCCCGCGACCGGCGTCCCCGGCGTCCCGGCCGACCTCTCGGGACCCCAGGTCCCCGGCAGCGCGGGCTGCACGCTGGAGAACCGGCAGTTCCGCGCCGCCTGGCCCCGGTTCCGGGCCGCCGGCATCGCCGTCCACGGGGTCAGCACCCAGTCGGCGTCCGAACAGGCCGCCTTCCAGCAGGCCGAGGACCTGCCGTCCCCCCTGCTGTCCGACGACCGGCTCCAGCTCACGGCGGCGCTGCGCCTGCCGACGTTCCGCGCCGGCCAGAACCTGCGCATCAAGCGGCTCATCCTCGTCGCCGGACCGGACCGCGTCGTACGGCACGCCCTCTTTCCGGTCGGCGACATCCCCGCCGCCGTCTCGGCCGCCCTCGATCTGGCTCTCGATCGACCCTAG
- a CDS encoding O-methyltransferase produces the protein MSQQTWTAVDDYFNGLLVEEDEALLAAAAHSEAAGLPPHQVAPNQGKLLHLLATLRGARTILEIGTLGGYSTIWLARALPEDGRLVTLEADEEYAAVAAANVSRAGLDRTVDLRVGKALDSLPRLAAEGAGPFDLVFIDADKPSNPAYLEWALKLTAPGSVIVGDNVVRDGAVTDPASTDPRVQGVRRFTELIAEHPRLTATTVQTVGAKGYDGFTLALVTA, from the coding sequence GTGTCTCAGCAGACCTGGACCGCGGTCGACGACTACTTCAACGGACTGCTGGTCGAGGAGGACGAGGCCCTGCTCGCGGCCGCCGCGCACAGCGAGGCGGCAGGGCTGCCGCCGCACCAGGTCGCCCCCAACCAGGGCAAGTTGCTGCATCTGCTGGCCACGCTCCGGGGCGCCCGCACGATCCTGGAGATCGGCACCCTCGGCGGCTACAGCACCATCTGGCTCGCCCGGGCCCTGCCCGAGGACGGACGCCTGGTCACGCTGGAGGCCGACGAGGAGTACGCCGCCGTAGCCGCCGCCAATGTCTCCCGCGCCGGGCTCGACCGCACCGTCGACCTCCGCGTGGGGAAGGCCCTGGACTCGCTGCCCCGGCTGGCGGCGGAGGGGGCGGGACCGTTCGACCTGGTCTTCATCGACGCCGACAAGCCTTCCAATCCCGCCTACCTGGAGTGGGCGCTGAAGCTCACCGCGCCCGGCAGCGTCATCGTCGGCGACAACGTCGTCCGCGACGGCGCGGTCACCGACCCCGCCAGCACCGACCCCCGCGTCCAGGGCGTCCGCCGCTTCACCGAGCTGATCGCGGAGCACCCCCGCCTCACGGCCACCACCGTCCAGACCGTCGGCGCCAAGGGCTACGACGGCTTCACCCTCGCCCTCGTCACCGCCTAG
- a CDS encoding MOSC domain-containing protein codes for MARVIELSYYPVKGCAGVSVREALLTPAGLAHDRSFMVVSEEGVYRTQRRDPRLALIRPAVSDDGGRLTLHAPDAGALELRVDTSGARRPVDLFGTAYQGIDQGDTAAAWLSDVLGVRSRLVRVPPEHDRVTDGRTPGTSGYADSCALHVLSRATLALLNGKLAARGAGPLPMNRFRPNIVIDGWDEPHTEDRAHGLRAGTAELGYAKLAIRCAITMIEQESGRRAGPEPLRTLADYRRAAEGGVAFGTKLSVLRPGRVRVGDDVTVTAWGDSELGSAPSGVHGAGPSRQRIESP; via the coding sequence ATGGCCCGCGTCATCGAGTTGTCGTACTACCCCGTCAAGGGGTGTGCCGGGGTGTCGGTCCGCGAGGCGCTGCTGACGCCCGCCGGTCTCGCGCACGACCGGAGCTTCATGGTCGTCAGTGAGGAGGGCGTCTACCGCACCCAGCGCCGCGATCCCCGACTGGCCCTGATCCGGCCCGCCGTCAGCGACGACGGCGGACGGCTCACCCTCCACGCGCCGGACGCCGGGGCGCTGGAGCTCCGCGTGGACACGTCGGGGGCCCGCCGCCCGGTGGACCTGTTCGGGACGGCCTACCAGGGCATCGACCAGGGAGACACGGCCGCCGCATGGCTCTCCGACGTGCTCGGCGTACGCAGCCGCCTGGTACGGGTCCCGCCGGAACACGACCGAGTGACCGACGGCCGCACCCCGGGCACCTCCGGCTACGCCGACAGCTGTGCGCTGCACGTCCTGTCCCGCGCCACCCTCGCGCTGCTCAACGGCAAGCTGGCCGCACGCGGTGCCGGGCCCCTGCCCATGAACCGTTTCCGCCCGAACATCGTGATCGACGGCTGGGACGAGCCGCACACCGAGGACCGGGCCCACGGCCTGAGGGCGGGCACCGCCGAGCTGGGTTACGCGAAGCTCGCGATCCGCTGCGCCATCACCATGATCGAGCAGGAGTCCGGGCGCCGAGCGGGCCCGGAACCACTACGCACCCTCGCCGACTACCGGCGGGCGGCCGAGGGCGGAGTCGCCTTCGGCACGAAGCTCTCCGTGCTCCGGCCCGGCAGAGTGCGCGTCGGCGACGACGTGACCGTCACGGCGTGGGGTGACTCCGAACTGGGCTCAGCGCCCTCCGGTGTGCACGGAGCCGGCCCTTCTCGGCAGAGGATCGAGTCTCCGTAG
- a CDS encoding response regulator transcription factor, whose translation MPAACGIRQGTVRVLIVDDEPELTELLSWAVAEAGWQPFLADDGRGALTLARSCAPHAVVLDWMLPDLDGVQVLRRLRYENARLPVLMLTARDALEHRLDGLSAGAEHQAADEPVRVLGDLVLAEKARQVQRDGTPIALTAKEFDLLHFLMRHAHQVLSKAQILGEVWNSSFDSEGNLVEVYIYGLRAKIDKGRAPMIHTVRGAGYVIRAADSGR comes from the coding sequence ATGCCTGCCGCTTGTGGAATCCGTCAGGGCACGGTGCGTGTGCTGATCGTCGACGACGAGCCCGAACTCACCGAGCTGCTGTCGTGGGCCGTCGCCGAGGCGGGCTGGCAGCCCTTCCTGGCGGACGACGGACGCGGCGCCCTGACGCTCGCCCGCAGCTGCGCCCCGCACGCCGTCGTCCTGGACTGGATGCTGCCCGACCTGGACGGCGTGCAGGTACTGCGCCGACTGCGGTACGAGAACGCGCGGTTGCCCGTGCTCATGCTCACCGCCCGCGACGCGCTGGAGCACCGCCTCGACGGACTGTCGGCCGGCGCCGAACATCAGGCGGCGGACGAACCCGTGCGGGTGCTCGGCGATCTCGTCCTGGCCGAGAAGGCCCGCCAGGTGCAGCGCGACGGCACGCCGATCGCGCTCACCGCGAAGGAGTTCGACCTGCTGCACTTCCTGATGCGGCATGCGCACCAGGTGCTGAGCAAGGCGCAGATCCTCGGCGAGGTCTGGAACAGCTCGTTCGACAGCGAGGGAAACCTGGTCGAGGTCTACATCTACGGCCTGCGCGCGAAGATCGACAAAGGGCGGGCCCCGATGATCCACACGGTGCGTGGCGCCGGATACGTCATCAGGGCGGCGGACAGCGGAAGGTGA
- a CDS encoding cysteine hydrolase family protein, giving the protein MDRRTDPTGLALVVVDMINTYDHEDAELLVPSVRRVVPVLAELIGRARKADVPVIYANDNFGVWRSHHGELVDTALARPHADLIEPIRPDDESLFVVKARHSVFYETPLAYLLWRLDVGQVVLAGQVTEQCVLYSALDAHIRHLEVTVPRDAVASIHPHLAAAALEMMERNMGARILTAKEVDF; this is encoded by the coding sequence GTGGACCGGCGTACCGACCCGACGGGGCTCGCTCTTGTCGTGGTGGACATGATCAACACTTACGACCACGAGGACGCCGAGTTGCTCGTGCCGTCCGTCCGGCGCGTCGTGCCCGTCCTGGCGGAGCTGATCGGCCGGGCCCGCAAGGCGGACGTGCCGGTGATCTACGCGAACGACAACTTCGGAGTGTGGCGCTCCCACCACGGCGAACTCGTGGACACCGCGCTGGCCCGACCGCACGCCGACCTGATCGAGCCGATACGGCCCGACGACGAGTCCCTCTTCGTGGTGAAGGCCCGCCATTCCGTCTTCTACGAGACGCCCCTGGCCTACCTCCTGTGGCGACTGGACGTCGGGCAGGTGGTGCTGGCCGGCCAGGTCACCGAGCAGTGCGTCCTGTACTCCGCCCTGGACGCGCACATCCGCCACCTGGAGGTCACGGTGCCCAGGGACGCGGTCGCCTCCATCCATCCCCATCTGGCTGCCGCCGCCCTGGAGATGATGGAGCGCAACATGGGCGCCCGGATCCTCACCGCGAAGGAAGTCGACTTCTGA
- a CDS encoding diguanylate cyclase, which yields MGAARFLPRKVWRQWRQADDLRPGPHPTDVEAAARRFLLLGLLPLWVVPGLADWWMHRRTGIERTSGTKESAVHALMMTEAGVPVLMGLLARVNPLVLTTMGASALAHGATALYDVSLATGEREIRPVEQHIHSFLEVLPLTALAFTACLHPDQVRSTLRGGSHPQDWRLLPKERPLSAGYLAGLAGVIGLGVALPYAEELLRCLRARSGGGAA from the coding sequence ATGGGAGCAGCGCGCTTTCTGCCCCGGAAGGTCTGGCGACAGTGGCGGCAAGCCGACGACCTGCGGCCCGGGCCGCACCCGACCGACGTCGAGGCCGCCGCCCGCCGGTTCCTGCTGCTCGGGCTTCTCCCCCTGTGGGTGGTGCCCGGCCTCGCGGACTGGTGGATGCACCGGCGGACGGGCATCGAGCGCACCAGCGGGACCAAGGAGTCCGCGGTCCACGCGCTGATGATGACCGAGGCCGGGGTACCGGTCCTCATGGGGTTGCTCGCCCGCGTCAATCCCCTGGTGCTCACCACGATGGGCGCGTCCGCCCTGGCGCACGGGGCCACCGCGCTGTACGACGTGTCGCTGGCCACCGGCGAGCGTGAGATCCGCCCCGTCGAGCAGCACATCCACAGCTTCCTCGAAGTGCTGCCGCTCACCGCTCTGGCGTTCACCGCCTGCCTGCACCCCGACCAGGTCCGCTCGACCCTGCGCGGCGGCTCGCATCCGCAGGACTGGCGCCTGCTGCCCAAGGAACGTCCGCTGTCGGCCGGGTATCTCGCGGGGCTCGCGGGCGTGATCGGGTTGGGGGTCGCTCTGCCGTACGCCGAGGAGCTGCTGCGGTGTCTGCGGGCGCGCTCCGGGGGTGGGGCGGCGTAG
- a CDS encoding aminotransferase class I/II-fold pyridoxal phosphate-dependent enzyme, whose translation MGANHTEAPILETLARYQNVDELGFTPPGHKHARGADPRARAVLGDAVFFGDVLANGGLDDRLTRGGVLARAESLMADAVHADHTFFSTCGSSLSVKAAMLAVTCPGHRLLVGRDAHKSVVAGLILSGVEPVWVEPEWDASRHLAHPPSTAAYDKAFTEYPDADGALVTSPTPYGAAADLKGIAEVCHRRGRPLIVDEAWGAHLPFHDDLPTWAMDAGADICVTSIHKMGSGLEQGSVFHLQGDIVDPAELASRADLLGTTSPNVLIYAGIDAWRRQMVQHGHELIDRALELAARTRSAIEAIDGFHVNDAKDFCGPGLAAGFDPLPVVMDISGLGTSGYRAADRLRAHHHIDAHLFDHRRISAQLTHADDEETTARLLAALRELADHATELRDAPQVTVPSPADLRMEQVLLPRDAYFAPHAKVPTTEAVDRIAAEMITPYPPGIPVVLPGERLTEPVLKYLVTGVEAGMFLPDAADQRLGTVRVVAER comes from the coding sequence ATGGGTGCGAACCACACCGAGGCCCCGATCCTCGAAACGCTCGCCCGGTACCAGAACGTCGACGAGTTGGGGTTCACGCCCCCAGGCCACAAACACGCACGCGGCGCCGATCCACGCGCCCGCGCGGTACTGGGCGATGCCGTCTTCTTCGGTGACGTCCTGGCCAACGGCGGCCTGGACGACCGGCTCACCAGGGGCGGGGTGCTGGCGCGGGCCGAGAGCCTCATGGCCGACGCGGTGCACGCGGACCACACGTTCTTCTCGACCTGCGGCAGTTCCCTGTCGGTGAAGGCCGCCATGCTGGCGGTGACCTGCCCCGGCCACCGGCTCCTCGTCGGGCGCGACGCGCACAAGTCGGTGGTGGCCGGACTCATCCTGTCCGGCGTCGAGCCGGTGTGGGTGGAGCCCGAGTGGGACGCCTCCCGGCACCTCGCCCACCCCCCGTCCACGGCCGCCTACGACAAGGCGTTCACGGAGTATCCGGACGCGGACGGGGCCCTGGTCACCAGTCCCACGCCGTACGGCGCCGCGGCCGACCTCAAGGGCATCGCCGAGGTCTGTCACCGGCGCGGAAGGCCGCTCATCGTGGACGAGGCGTGGGGAGCTCACCTTCCCTTCCACGACGATCTGCCGACGTGGGCCATGGACGCGGGCGCCGACATCTGCGTCACCAGCATCCACAAGATGGGCAGCGGTCTGGAACAGGGCTCGGTGTTCCATCTCCAGGGCGACATCGTCGACCCCGCCGAACTGGCCTCGCGGGCCGACCTCCTCGGCACGACCAGCCCGAACGTCCTGATCTACGCCGGCATCGACGCCTGGCGCCGGCAGATGGTCCAGCACGGCCACGAACTCATCGACCGGGCCCTGGAGTTGGCCGCCCGCACCCGCTCGGCCATCGAGGCGATCGACGGCTTCCACGTCAACGACGCGAAGGACTTCTGCGGCCCGGGCCTCGCCGCCGGCTTCGACCCGCTCCCGGTGGTCATGGACATCAGCGGCCTCGGCACCAGCGGCTACCGGGCGGCCGACCGGCTGCGGGCCCACCATCACATCGACGCCCACCTCTTCGACCACCGGCGCATCAGCGCGCAGCTCACCCACGCCGACGACGAAGAGACCACGGCGCGGCTGCTCGCGGCGCTGCGCGAGCTGGCCGACCACGCCACCGAACTGCGGGACGCCCCTCAGGTCACCGTCCCCTCCCCCGCCGACCTGCGGATGGAGCAGGTCCTGCTGCCCCGGGACGCCTATTTCGCGCCGCACGCGAAGGTCCCCACGACCGAGGCCGTCGACCGGATCGCCGCCGAGATGATCACGCCCTACCCGCCCGGCATCCCCGTGGTCCTGCCCGGCGAACGCCTCACCGAGCCGGTCCTGAAGTACCTGGTCACGGGGGTCGAGGCGGGCATGTTCCTGCCGGACGCGGCCGACCAGCGCCTCGGCACCGTACGGGTCGTCGCGGAGCGCTGA
- a CDS encoding SRPBCC family protein translates to MSTVKETVDVDVSLRRAYDQWTQFEDFPNFMEGVDEVTQLDDRHNHWTTSIGGIRREFDTEIVDQMADDRITWRSVGGDTQQRGSVRFERLDDTHTRVELTMDVEPTGVAEKGADALGMIDRQVKGDLRRFKDYVESGGGPSGGWRGRIRPEDPGTSL, encoded by the coding sequence ATGAGCACGGTCAAGGAAACAGTCGACGTGGACGTCTCGCTCCGCAGGGCATACGACCAGTGGACGCAGTTCGAGGACTTCCCGAACTTCATGGAAGGCGTCGACGAGGTCACCCAGCTCGACGACCGGCACAACCACTGGACGACCAGCATCGGTGGGATCAGGCGCGAGTTCGACACGGAGATCGTCGACCAGATGGCGGACGACCGGATCACCTGGCGTTCCGTCGGCGGTGACACCCAGCAGCGCGGCTCGGTCCGGTTCGAGCGCCTTGACGACACGCACACCCGGGTGGAGCTCACGATGGACGTCGAGCCGACCGGAGTCGCCGAGAAGGGCGCGGACGCACTGGGCATGATCGACCGGCAGGTGAAGGGCGACCTGCGCCGCTTCAAGGACTACGTCGAGAGCGGCGGCGGCCCGAGCGGCGGCTGGCGCGGCCGCATCCGCCCGGAGGACCCGGGCACCAGCCTCTGA